The following are from one region of the Methanospirillum hungatei genome:
- the bcp gene encoding thioredoxin-dependent thiol peroxidase, with protein sequence MNEELKTGDPAPNFNLPDHSGTLHTLASHHGSWLILYFYPKDNTSACTTEALAFSAVYEELSEHGVPVIGISPDNPESHRKFIEKHDLKITLLSDENHSVIETFGAWKLKKMYGKEYMGVERSTFLIDPEGIIRGIWRKVKVKGHVEEVTERLSDLKRRI encoded by the coding sequence ATGAATGAAGAACTCAAAACAGGAGATCCCGCGCCGAATTTCAACCTTCCGGATCATTCAGGAACTCTCCATACCCTCGCTTCACATCATGGATCTTGGTTAATTCTTTACTTTTATCCAAAAGATAACACCTCGGCATGCACAACAGAAGCACTGGCATTTTCTGCGGTGTACGAAGAGTTATCAGAACATGGAGTCCCAGTCATTGGAATCAGTCCAGACAATCCGGAAAGTCACAGGAAATTTATTGAAAAGCATGACCTGAAAATTACCTTATTGTCAGATGAAAACCATTCTGTCATCGAAACATTTGGGGCCTGGAAGCTCAAAAAAATGTACGGAAAGGAGTACATGGGTGTCGAACGATCAACATTTCTCATAGATCCTGAAGGTATCATCAGAGGGATCTGGAGAAAAGTGAAAGTAAAAGGTCATGTTGAAGAAGTAACCGAAAGACTTTCAGATTTAAAAAGAAGGATTTAA
- a CDS encoding DUF128 domain-containing protein, which translates to MSDFLRFVSHRIEDFAMQVTFSPLEGTGTVVYNLSLVRAADLEHTLSVFRATCEAGVSPSSLIRILFAGEEIDGFVIPPDQCGILTLCSTTLDGLLLQRGIPFNPIGGGVVEVADNIPKRFTHLIKYEYTTIDPLQVLVSQEITSVLQVMKNGNGSLLGNIRECHMEAEDDVEEVLEELTDGYFTGILDLGLPNTPCLGVAVDPQYMGLAALGGTNWMAALREEGINVIMQAMKGLTDISTMQFVSDL; encoded by the coding sequence ATGAGTGATTTCCTCAGGTTTGTCAGTCACCGGATAGAGGATTTTGCCATGCAGGTCACATTTAGCCCTTTAGAAGGGACGGGGACCGTGGTATATAACCTCTCTCTGGTGCGTGCAGCAGACCTTGAGCATACATTATCCGTGTTTCGCGCTACGTGTGAAGCTGGGGTCTCACCAAGCAGTCTTATCAGGATCCTTTTCGCCGGTGAAGAGATAGATGGCTTTGTTATACCACCGGATCAGTGTGGGATTCTGACCCTTTGTAGTACCACCCTTGACGGTCTGTTACTCCAGCGTGGGATCCCCTTTAATCCAATCGGCGGAGGTGTTGTTGAAGTCGCAGACAACATTCCCAAGCGGTTTACCCACCTGATAAAATACGAATATACGACTATTGATCCCTTACAGGTCCTGGTCTCCCAGGAGATAACATCAGTCCTTCAGGTCATGAAAAATGGGAACGGGAGTCTGCTTGGTAATATACGTGAGTGCCATATGGAAGCAGAAGATGATGTGGAGGAAGTATTAGAAGAACTTACTGATGGATACTTTACCGGAATACTGGATCTCGGACTTCCCAATACTCCTTGCCTAGGTGTCGCGGTTGACCCCCAGTATATGGGGCTTGCGGCTCTTGGGGGAACGAACTGGATGGCGGCACTCCGGGAAGAAGGAATAAATGTCATCATGCAGGCGATGAAAGGGCTGACTGACATTTCGACAATGCAGTTTGTATCAGATTTGTAA
- a CDS encoding glucose-6-phosphate isomerase family protein: protein MQILPLENPDIRSCAELLSVMADPDCRCEGMAYEMFRGLSKNEQDKEWLERHQIRYDVTRIPGKVICGEWIKTKGHYHQPAPDGHAYPEIYEVLDGEVLYLLQKEDLSDIVLVRARKGDLVLIPPGYGHVTINPSAETLLMANLVSSAFTSEYHPFETFQGAAYYIFADGKKERNPRYPDFVPHIREVTCYGKPLPHPFPQQALYSCVGDEQSLAFLNKPGSYLEQYQKLFLFT from the coding sequence ATGCAAATACTCCCTCTTGAAAATCCGGACATAAGAAGTTGCGCAGAACTCCTTTCAGTCATGGCAGACCCGGATTGCAGATGTGAAGGGATGGCATACGAGATGTTTCGTGGCCTGTCAAAAAATGAACAGGATAAAGAATGGTTAGAGCGGCATCAGATCAGATATGATGTCACCAGAATTCCAGGAAAGGTAATCTGCGGCGAATGGATAAAAACCAAAGGGCATTATCATCAGCCTGCCCCAGATGGTCATGCGTATCCTGAGATATACGAAGTCCTTGATGGGGAGGTGCTCTATCTGTTACAAAAGGAAGACTTGTCAGATATTGTCCTGGTCAGGGCACGAAAAGGTGATCTGGTTCTTATACCCCCCGGATATGGTCATGTGACTATCAATCCCTCTGCTGAAACACTTCTGATGGCAAATCTTGTCTCATCCGCATTTACAAGTGAGTACCATCCATTTGAGACATTTCAGGGGGCTGCGTATTATATTTTTGCCGACGGGAAAAAGGAGAGAAATCCACGGTACCCGGATTTTGTTCCACACATACGCGAAGTGACCTGTTATGGGAAACCACTACCGCATCCTTTCCCTCAGCAGGCGCTTTATTCCTGTGTCGGTGATGAACAAAGCCTGGCATTCCTTAATAAACCTGGATCATATCTTGAACAATATCAGAAATTATTCCTTTTTACCTGA
- a CDS encoding NAD+ synthase: protein MITDSPDPEPILAVLKDTIQSSQASGFVIGLSGGIDSSVSAALCVQAVGPEYVQGIFLPSDVTPSQDAEDVRMLAEFLEIPVMTIPIGSIIDQYRSMPGFNDTPYLAGNLMARTRMTILYYYANQMNRLVCGTSNYTEYLVGYCTKYGDNAADVQPILHLQKSQVWQFARKIGIPERLITKTPSAGLWHNQTDEDELGMTYEVIDTAIKCLEIQEWVPKTQEERIVLEKIQRAGHKQRPVPQVKRNNF from the coding sequence ATGATCACTGATTCACCAGATCCCGAACCAATACTTGCAGTTCTGAAGGATACTATCCAGTCCAGTCAAGCTTCCGGTTTTGTTATCGGATTATCCGGGGGTATTGATTCAAGTGTATCAGCAGCCCTTTGTGTTCAGGCTGTTGGCCCGGAATATGTGCAGGGCATCTTTCTGCCTTCAGATGTTACTCCATCCCAGGATGCTGAAGATGTCAGAATGCTCGCGGAATTTCTTGAAATTCCGGTCATGACGATTCCAATCGGTTCCATCATTGACCAGTACCGGAGCATGCCTGGATTTAATGACACACCGTACCTTGCTGGGAACCTTATGGCACGAACCAGGATGACAATTCTCTACTATTATGCAAACCAGATGAACAGACTGGTGTGCGGAACTTCGAATTACACTGAGTATTTGGTAGGATATTGCACAAAATATGGTGATAATGCTGCAGATGTGCAACCAATTCTACATCTGCAAAAATCTCAGGTATGGCAGTTTGCCCGAAAGATTGGCATTCCGGAAAGGTTGATTACCAAAACACCATCCGCAGGACTCTGGCATAATCAGACTGATGAGGATGAACTTGGTATGACATATGAGGTCATAGATACAGCCATAAAATGCCTTGAAATACAGGAATGGGTACCAAAAACGCAGGAAGAAAGGATAGTACTGGAAAAGATCCAGCGTGCGGGCCACAAACAGCGCCCGGTTCCTCAGGTAAAAAGGAATAATTTCTGA
- a CDS encoding serine/threonine-protein kinase RIO2: protein MHLSADHIKSLHKYELRILQSIEFLMGRFSWVPEEELVRNTRLSANEVHFRISKLMEKGMVKFSQVPYPGYCLVFNGYDTLAIAHLVKKGIISALGSCIGEGKESRVYEALGTGPVILKLHRIGQRSFQTVRKGRNYLPEKQHCPWVIASHFSAEQEYMALCTLQNHVRVPTPLIMNRNVIAMTYITGDRLSECTLDNPKEVLEEILLQLQAAYKRGFIHGDLSEYNVMFDGEQIWIIDWPQWVSPDHENAEEILDHDLETITKFFSRRYRISSDMKDVKTLVTGC, encoded by the coding sequence ATGCACCTCTCGGCAGACCATATAAAATCCCTCCATAAATATGAACTTCGCATCCTTCAGTCCATTGAGTTCCTCATGGGCAGATTCTCCTGGGTGCCGGAAGAAGAACTGGTTCGCAACACACGACTGTCTGCAAATGAAGTTCATTTCAGAATCTCAAAACTGATGGAAAAGGGAATGGTCAAATTTTCGCAGGTTCCATATCCAGGATACTGCCTGGTTTTTAATGGATATGATACACTTGCAATCGCTCACCTGGTCAAAAAGGGAATAATTAGTGCCCTTGGATCCTGCATCGGGGAAGGAAAAGAATCCAGGGTATATGAAGCACTTGGGACCGGCCCTGTCATCCTTAAATTACACAGGATTGGCCAACGATCATTTCAAACGGTGCGAAAAGGGAGGAATTATCTTCCTGAAAAACAGCACTGCCCCTGGGTAATTGCATCGCATTTCTCTGCAGAACAGGAATACATGGCCTTATGCACATTACAGAACCATGTGCGAGTACCGACGCCGTTAATAATGAACCGTAATGTAATCGCGATGACATATATCACCGGTGACCGACTTTCTGAGTGTACTCTTGACAATCCAAAAGAAGTCCTTGAAGAGATCTTACTACAATTGCAGGCGGCATATAAACGTGGGTTTATCCATGGTGATCTTTCCGAGTACAATGTGATGTTTGATGGAGAGCAGATCTGGATCATCGACTGGCCTCAATGGGTTTCACCAGACCATGAAAATGCAGAGGAAATCCTGGATCATGATCTTGAGACCATCACAAAATTTTTCTCCCGACGGTACCGGATTTCTTCTGATATGAAAGATGTGAAAACACTGGTGACCGGGTGCTGA
- a CDS encoding DUF460 domain-containing protein, producing MLIFGIDLITGSVRSRTVQPKYALVIHDEGEIVKELAVSLHRLVQLIHRYQPDILAVDSVQEIAPHTQDLYRFLELLPSKTRLIVVTGGDRQIGLIQVAARYNITFDRFDPYAEARAAAQVAFHGAGVEVVAFEKETEITITRNRSPGKGGWSQNRYARKIHGNVLRYAREVEHELQSRGLSYWKKEYKAFGGVSRVTFHVREERDQIPVSSSRGGDVQIRLSGKRLDRIQYRPASARPKYLIVGIDPGTTIGIAVIDLNGELIKVQSSRQMTMADVIELIWSLGKPIIVASDVVPMPFTVEKIRRAFQAVPFTPRQDIPVETKYELAGKFGYSNDHERDALTAALEAFRFWKHKFSGILKRVPQSVDLDEVKAGIIKGQSLEKILSDRKEPPAKPEEKKPEISLDTSDERVRILDGKVKDLRILVSDLQKEIMDLKKQNQKLSRQLTGMKAERQKNLNAEPEVIKREQIIANLKHRLRQEERNNKKLQRRLKRMKETTDEMRPEGTRVIKVLPDLSRDSVRLLTERVGIQPGDILYIRTLAKWGKGIVHDITKAGIEAVILNEKAAETLSRELRDVFLEESLPLLLSTDLQIQIKGDLGTCDEEKFADALDGWGDEHEKFLKDKSEEMLDDLMKEYLAERERKVR from the coding sequence GTGCTGATTTTCGGAATAGATCTTATTACCGGATCAGTCCGTTCCCGGACAGTTCAGCCGAAATATGCCCTGGTTATTCATGACGAAGGAGAGATTGTAAAAGAACTTGCAGTCTCCCTTCACCGGCTGGTTCAACTTATTCACCGGTATCAGCCAGATATCCTTGCAGTAGACTCGGTCCAGGAGATTGCCCCGCATACCCAGGATCTCTATAGGTTTTTGGAACTTCTTCCATCAAAGACACGACTCATTGTTGTAACGGGAGGCGATCGACAGATTGGTCTTATTCAGGTCGCTGCACGGTATAATATCACGTTTGACAGGTTTGATCCATATGCAGAAGCCAGGGCAGCAGCTCAGGTTGCATTCCATGGAGCAGGTGTTGAGGTCGTTGCATTTGAGAAAGAAACTGAAATCACCATAACAAGAAACCGATCTCCTGGGAAAGGAGGATGGAGTCAGAACAGGTATGCCAGGAAAATTCATGGAAATGTTCTCAGGTATGCGAGGGAAGTTGAGCACGAACTTCAAAGTAGGGGTCTCTCGTACTGGAAAAAAGAATATAAGGCATTTGGAGGAGTTTCACGAGTTACATTTCATGTCAGGGAAGAACGCGACCAGATTCCGGTTTCATCTTCAAGAGGGGGTGATGTCCAGATCCGGCTTTCAGGAAAACGCCTGGACAGGATCCAGTACAGACCTGCTTCTGCCCGTCCCAAGTACCTGATAGTCGGAATTGATCCTGGCACTACTATCGGAATTGCAGTCATTGATCTCAACGGTGAGTTGATTAAGGTTCAAAGTTCCCGACAGATGACCATGGCCGATGTCATAGAGCTTATCTGGTCACTAGGGAAACCAATCATTGTCGCCTCTGATGTTGTGCCGATGCCTTTTACCGTTGAGAAGATCCGCAGGGCATTTCAGGCAGTCCCATTTACACCACGGCAGGATATTCCGGTAGAAACCAAATATGAACTCGCCGGAAAATTCGGATATAGCAATGACCATGAACGGGATGCCTTAACTGCTGCTCTTGAGGCCTTCAGGTTCTGGAAACATAAATTTTCAGGGATATTAAAACGTGTCCCCCAGAGCGTCGATCTGGACGAGGTAAAAGCAGGGATTATAAAAGGGCAATCCCTTGAAAAAATCCTGTCAGATAGGAAAGAACCGCCGGCCAAACCTGAAGAAAAGAAACCAGAAATATCTCTTGACACCTCCGATGAACGGGTCAGAATCCTGGATGGAAAGGTAAAAGACCTCAGAATTCTCGTCTCTGATCTCCAGAAGGAGATTATGGATCTGAAAAAGCAGAACCAGAAATTATCTCGGCAGCTGACAGGCATGAAAGCTGAACGACAGAAGAATCTGAATGCCGAACCCGAAGTTATCAAACGGGAACAGATAATTGCAAATCTCAAACACCGGCTCAGACAGGAAGAACGTAACAATAAAAAACTTCAGCGCAGGCTCAAGCGAATGAAAGAGACTACAGATGAGATGAGGCCGGAAGGAACACGGGTGATAAAAGTGCTTCCAGATCTCTCCCGCGATAGTGTGCGTCTTTTGACTGAGCGAGTCGGCATTCAACCTGGTGACATCCTCTATATCAGAACACTGGCAAAGTGGGGGAAAGGGATAGTGCATGATATAACCAAGGCTGGTATTGAAGCAGTCATCCTGAATGAAAAAGCAGCAGAAACCTTAAGTCGGGAACTCAGGGATGTGTTCCTGGAGGAGTCACTTCCCCTTCTATTGTCAACAGATCTGCAGATCCAGATTAAAGGAGATTTGGGAACCTGTGATGAAGAAAAATTTGCTGATGCTCTTGATGGATGGGGCGATGAGCATGAAAAATTCCTGAAAGATAAGAGCGAGGAGATGCTTGATGATCTGATGAAAGAGTATCTTGCTGAACGTGAACGAAAGGTGCGGTAA
- the thiL gene encoding thiamine-phosphate kinase, with protein MDDRELLNIIRPVCGTETCSDDCAILPLSCGTLVTSTDMLHERSDFPQGMTDWQIGWMSVAVTISDIAAMGAQPIQILLAIGLNTEERLSGIVSGAQACCRKYGATYAGGDLDAHTELTLVSTGIGIITDGTPVRRIGAHVGDCICVTGTLGRAILGLSGDKRYWKDLCEPQPRVHEGIAVRTAGATAMMDISDGLAISLYDIASESGVGMDISSIRIPLPPDAEREKALEAALFGGGDFELLFFIPENATSTLSIPFSIIGRVTEGSNITMDGGILQKRGYLHHW; from the coding sequence ATGGATGACCGTGAATTACTCAACATAATCCGCCCGGTATGTGGCACAGAAACCTGTAGTGATGACTGTGCAATTCTCCCCCTTTCCTGTGGGACTCTTGTCACATCAACCGACATGCTTCATGAACGTTCAGATTTCCCCCAGGGAATGACTGACTGGCAGATAGGATGGATGTCTGTTGCGGTAACTATCAGTGATATTGCGGCAATGGGAGCACAGCCGATTCAGATTCTCCTGGCTATTGGTCTGAATACCGAAGAGCGTCTTTCAGGTATTGTTTCTGGGGCGCAAGCCTGCTGCAGAAAGTATGGCGCAACCTATGCTGGTGGTGATCTGGATGCCCACACAGAACTTACCCTCGTTTCTACCGGTATTGGGATCATAACCGATGGAACACCGGTACGAAGAATAGGAGCACATGTGGGGGATTGCATCTGCGTAACCGGAACCCTGGGCAGGGCAATTCTCGGACTTTCAGGGGATAAAAGGTACTGGAAAGATCTCTGTGAACCACAGCCCAGAGTTCATGAGGGAATAGCAGTTCGGACTGCTGGAGCGACTGCTATGATGGATATCAGTGATGGTCTGGCCATCTCACTCTATGACATAGCCAGTGAGTCAGGAGTTGGAATGGATATATCCTCTATTCGTATTCCTCTGCCTCCTGATGCTGAGCGTGAGAAGGCATTAGAAGCAGCCTTGTTTGGAGGGGGAGATTTTGAGCTTCTCTTTTTTATTCCGGAGAATGCCACATCTACCTTATCCATTCCTTTTTCAATCATCGGAAGGGTAACCGAAGGATCAAATATCACAATGGATGGAGGAATTCTTCAAAAAAGAGGATACCTTCACCACTGGTAA
- a CDS encoding tetratricopeptide repeat protein: MENKSRNRILIHVLSISLLTGILLICGCVEDRPINVSNISSNLTLLAQEKAENGSVSEAISLYDAAIKLDDSDPGLWLKTADLLANQTKDLEAITTFSHVLLLNPNNSTAFVGRGAAYARTGNLSEAINDLNQAIVLDPGNAAAHSELGDVYAGMNETESALYEYGIAVNLTRKNSDIYVKQAELLYNVGRYNEAAKAYDNALKQNLKDAHAWKRLGEMLRLSNRLEEAAVAYGQLNTLVPDNTDNLYIQADLLEKTGKFKESKEIYAQLVKNDPKNVDLLIALARVQNVLGEFEESAAISRSALMINQSNPDVWANLGFSYANLKKLEASFDAFNQSLKIDPFDPITITNVGFLLMQSGRYQDALYRFDNASRINPDDAATWMQKARAELALGKRNDAQASATRATKLSPYSVDAWYLLGDVASVNKQYDVAKEAFETALQINPLYEDAFKYLVEAMRQLNQAYDTVHYYDRVISDNPNITIAWMRKGYAADLAKEYGISEDAYREVVRIEPGNTEGWTNLGFARFQQGNYYGAIDAFNETLKINPNQSVFYVNRGAAYQKIDKLDKAYDDFSKALELDPESRDAQYGMGKTLYKMGKVNESFPYFKKIGENLYIARVYDSLYQGVTYFSNNWNYWRFSYQW, from the coding sequence ATGGAAAATAAAAGCAGAAATCGTATTCTAATACATGTACTCTCCATTTCCCTTCTGACAGGAATCCTGCTCATATGTGGATGTGTTGAAGACCGGCCTATTAATGTGTCAAATATCTCTTCAAATCTGACACTTCTTGCTCAAGAAAAGGCAGAGAATGGTAGTGTCAGTGAAGCGATATCCCTGTATGACGCAGCCATAAAACTAGATGATTCAGATCCAGGTCTCTGGCTGAAAACTGCTGATCTTCTGGCGAATCAAACAAAGGATCTGGAGGCAATTACGACCTTTTCCCATGTTCTTTTACTAAATCCTAATAACAGCACTGCTTTCGTAGGAAGAGGGGCAGCATATGCACGAACAGGTAATTTATCTGAAGCCATCAATGATTTGAATCAGGCTATAGTTTTAGACCCCGGGAATGCTGCTGCACATTCAGAACTTGGTGATGTCTATGCCGGGATGAATGAAACTGAATCTGCACTCTATGAGTATGGAATTGCAGTAAACCTCACCCGAAAGAATTCTGACATATATGTAAAGCAGGCTGAATTGTTATACAACGTTGGAAGGTATAACGAAGCGGCCAAAGCGTACGACAATGCGCTGAAACAGAATCTGAAGGATGCTCATGCATGGAAGCGGCTTGGGGAAATGCTCCGGCTTTCTAACCGGCTTGAAGAGGCTGCAGTTGCATATGGGCAGCTGAATACACTTGTTCCGGATAATACTGATAATTTATATATTCAGGCAGATCTTCTTGAAAAAACCGGGAAATTTAAAGAATCAAAAGAAATCTATGCTCAACTGGTGAAAAACGATCCAAAAAACGTTGATCTTCTGATTGCTCTTGCAAGAGTTCAGAATGTTCTTGGAGAATTTGAAGAATCGGCCGCAATATCCCGAAGTGCATTGATGATAAACCAGAGCAATCCAGATGTCTGGGCAAACCTTGGATTTTCATATGCGAATCTGAAGAAGTTAGAGGCATCTTTTGATGCTTTTAATCAATCGCTGAAGATTGATCCATTCGATCCAATCACTATCACAAATGTCGGATTTTTGCTCATGCAGTCAGGAAGGTATCAGGATGCTTTATACCGGTTTGATAATGCATCCCGGATCAATCCTGATGATGCAGCAACCTGGATGCAGAAAGCACGTGCAGAGCTCGCTTTAGGAAAACGTAATGATGCACAAGCCTCTGCTACCAGAGCAACTAAGTTGTCTCCGTATTCAGTAGATGCATGGTACCTGCTCGGTGATGTTGCCTCAGTCAATAAACAGTATGATGTGGCAAAGGAAGCATTCGAGACTGCTTTACAAATAAATCCCCTCTATGAGGATGCATTCAAATATCTGGTAGAAGCAATGCGACAATTAAACCAGGCGTACGATACTGTCCACTATTATGATCGGGTAATTTCTGATAATCCAAATATTACCATCGCCTGGATGAGGAAGGGGTATGCGGCTGATCTCGCGAAAGAGTATGGAATATCAGAAGATGCGTACCGGGAGGTGGTACGAATTGAACCAGGTAATACTGAGGGATGGACAAACCTTGGATTTGCCCGGTTCCAGCAGGGGAATTACTATGGTGCTATTGATGCATTCAACGAAACACTAAAGATAAATCCCAATCAGTCAGTCTTCTACGTAAACCGGGGAGCAGCGTATCAGAAGATTGACAAACTTGATAAGGCATATGATGACTTCTCCAAAGCACTTGAACTAGATCCTGAAAGCCGTGATGCTCAGTATGGCATGGGAAAGACACTGTATAAAATGGGGAAAGTGAATGAATCATTCCCGTACTTTAAAAAGATTGGAGAAAATCTCTATATTGCCCGGGTTTATGACTCTTTGTATCAGGGAGTAACCTACTTTTCCAATAACTGGAACTACTGGCGTTTCTCTTACCAGTGGTGA
- a CDS encoding PKD domain-containing protein has product MTSAWWRYVLGLCVIMILISTTVHAAYTLKPSMLPSPPGFTRGCHPSYDEFVISTIAADFTSDRTEGDAPFRVRFYDVSYGFADGRIWDFGDGNTSTDKNPIHTYREPGKYDVTLTLYSNYTYETPMTEYRNTSRGQMTDFMWSSIDRELDYITVHERGSGVRQEVPEGWYPEPRNRVEMPSGADGAIGSASFTANEITLYNSSQGFLTERGYKETLDINGAYYLVHSVPYNTGF; this is encoded by the coding sequence ATGACATCTGCCTGGTGGAGATACGTTCTCGGATTATGTGTTATCATGATATTGATTAGCACAACGGTGCATGCTGCATATACCTTAAAACCATCAATGCTTCCCTCTCCACCTGGATTTACCCGTGGATGCCACCCCTCATATGATGAGTTTGTCATCTCTACAATTGCTGCAGATTTCACTTCAGACAGGACTGAAGGAGATGCGCCATTCCGGGTACGGTTCTATGATGTCAGTTATGGATTTGCAGATGGACGAATATGGGATTTTGGCGACGGCAACACATCAACTGATAAAAATCCCATACATACCTATCGGGAACCTGGTAAATATGACGTCACTCTGACTCTCTATTCCAATTACACCTACGAAACTCCGATGACCGAATACCGGAATACAAGTCGGGGACAAATGACCGATTTTATGTGGTCCAGTATAGATCGTGAACTTGATTACATAACTGTTCATGAACGTGGTTCTGGTGTCAGGCAGGAAGTCCCTGAAGGTTGGTATCCGGAGCCGAGAAACCGGGTTGAAATGCCCTCTGGTGCTGATGGTGCAATTGGGAGTGCATCCTTTACTGCAAATGAAATAACATTGTACAATAGTTCACAGGGCTTCCTGACAGAACGTGGTTACAAGGAAACGCTTGATATAAACGGGGCATATTACCTGGTACATAGTGTCCCCTATAATACTGGATTTTAA